From one Dermacentor silvarum isolate Dsil-2018 chromosome 3, BIME_Dsil_1.4, whole genome shotgun sequence genomic stretch:
- the LOC119444555 gene encoding solute carrier family 22 member 6 — MEHSLWRRYLLLDLETSDCFDNADVIGDGFFQVKIMLLCVVSLAILHSHTLAFALISFPVDHWCRPPAHLGNLSEAGWRNVGIPLEANGQPSSCRMYDALNSTAETIACDAWDYSADRAASTIVSQWNLVCHRAWLLHAAKAAHLFGAAVATAAAGYFADHAGRKPVINAATTMLLLVGCALRFADSYVIYLAMRFLLGGAASTLFVVTNILYFEVSPNDCRTRRLGMAVLMAFGPCVILFLLLRETRLNWMQLQMAMGSPTALAPLFFVLAVESPRWLVATKQFDQAEAVVASAAKANGFAKPADAAAAIKRLKSVESSKVNLKVTLLAVLSIGLVRHRVTTVFASSFATTFAYYALTPTAGLTRAWGGPVSLVATTAVFLICLLVFNRVSRLLMVSVNLSALACCSCLASLMFRMRQETLGRVFLVFARAFSVSGMMVNYIYVLEHFPTPIRGVFSCTSYAFGRIGATFTAFYGVAQEDSLLGFVVFVVLNVVLLLLRIRDENETPAEPTTAPPGAKSPTAEQRHGLDRIEGSGGGEVAPARKAEAPSCSSPDACFRALPSRGESANKEPPTVTVIATTTCFH, encoded by the exons ATGGAACACAGTCTGTGGCGCCGGTATCTACTTCTGGACCTTGAGACGAGTGACTGCTTCGACAACGCCGATGTGATCGGCGACGGCTTCTTCCAGGTGAAAATCATGCTTCTATGCGTGGTCTCCCTTGCTATTCTGCACTCTCACACACTGGCATTCGCGCTCATCTCGTTTCCCGTCGACCACTGGTGCAGACCACCCGCGCATCTTGGCAACCTCTCCGAAGCGGGGTGGAGGAACGTGGGCATACCGCTGGAGGCCAACGGGCAGCCCAGTTCCTGCCGTATGTACGACGCGTTGAATAGTACTGCCGAGACGATCGCCTGTGACGCGTGGGACTACAGCGCAGATCGCGCCGCCTCGACCATCGTGAGCCAATGGAATCTGGTGTGCCACCGAGCTTGGTTGCTCCACGCTGCCAAGGCGGCGCACTTGTTCGGCGCCGCGGTTGCGACAGCCGCCGCTGGCTACTTCGCGGACCACGCCGGCCGGAAGCCCGTTATCAACGCTGCGACCACAATGCTCCTTCTAGTTGGGTGCGCATTGCGCTTCGCGGATTCGTACGTGATTTACTTAGCCATGCGATTCCTCCTGGGTGGCGCCGCGAGCACGCTGTTTGTTGTCACAAACATTCTTTATTTCGAGGTGAGCCCGAACGACTGCAGAACCCGCCGTCTCGGCATGGCCGTATTGATGGCGTTCGGACCCTGTGTGATTCTCTTCTTGCTTCTACGCGAGACGCGTCTCAACTGGATGCAGCTGCAGATGGCTATGGGCTCGCCCACGGCACTTGCGCCGCTATTTTTTGTGCTGGCGGTGGAAAGCCCCCGATGGCTAGTAGCCACCAAACAGTTCGACCAGGCCGAGGCGGTAGTCGCATCAGCTGCTAAAGCCAATGGCTTCGCTAAGCCGGCCGACGCAGCTGCCGCAATCAAGAGGCTGAAGAGTGTGGAAAGCTCCAAGGTGAATCTGAAGGTCACGCTGCTGGCTGTGCTGAGTATCGGTCTCGTTCGGCACCGTGTCACCACTGTCTTCGCGAGCTCGTTCGCGACCACCTTCGCGTACTACGCGCTCACGCCGACCGCGGGACTCACTCGGGCGTGGGGTGGACCGGTGTCGCTCGTCGCAACGACCGCGGTGTTTCTCATCTGTTTGCTCGTCTTCAACCGCGTCTCGAGGCTCCTCATGGTAAGCGTGAACCTTTCGGCGCTAGCGTGTTGCAGCTGCCTCGCTTCGCTAATGTTTCGGATGAGACAAGAGACGCTGGGCCGCGTCTTCCTGGTGTTCGCCCGGGCCTTCTCCGTGTCCGGAATGATGGTGAACTACATCTACGTGCTCGAGCATTTCCCGACGCCGATACGGGGCGTGTTTTCCTGCACGTCGTACGCGTTCGGACGAATCGGAGCCACATTCACCGCC TTCTACGGCGTCGCCCAAGAGGACTCTCTGCTTGGCTTCGTTGTGTTCGTCGTGTTGAACGTGGTGCTCCTGCTGCTCCGCATCAGGGACGAGAACGAGACGCCCGCGGAGCCGACGACGGCGCCACCGGGCGCCAAGAGCCCTACGGCAGAACAGCGGCACGGCCTGGACAGGATAGAAGGCTCTGGCGGCGGCGAAGTGGCGCCGGCTCGCAAAGCGGAAGCTCCTTCGTGCAGCTCCCCAGACGCTTGCTTCCGCGCGCTGCCATCCCGGGGCGAGAGTGCCAACAAGGAACCTCCCACGGTCACGGTTATCGCGACAACAACGTGCTTCCACTAA